One Lucilia cuprina isolate Lc7/37 chromosome 4, ASM2204524v1, whole genome shotgun sequence DNA segment encodes these proteins:
- the LOC111679375 gene encoding 39S ribosomal protein L40, mitochondrial: MSLLNAFSRLTLQTTTVLRQPNAWLHSTPVLCAEPLKKKKKLDPQIIKQREDRRKKKLEKQIRRLEKNARQLKPVEELEVPLDLIDEQKQRARKLAPLTETELEHRAQLNKQWARYKHEQKIQDFQIIDRLMQSQRKALQELRLESEELYQEAIQPDMSLLPITVKGPVATPPIKDYVSPDGEYILEAKQWD, translated from the exons atgtccTTATTAAATGCATTCTCAAG ATTAActttacaaacaacaacagtGCTGAGACAACCCAATGCCTGGCTGCACTCCACACCGGTCTTGTGTGCTGAACCActgaagaaaaagaagaaattggATCCACAAATTATTAAACAACGTGAAGACAGACGTAAAAAGAAATTGGAAAAACAAATTAGACGTTTGGAAAAGAATGCCAGACAACTGAAACCGGTGGAAGAACTTGAAGTTCCCTTGGATTTGATAGATGAACAGAA ACAACGTGCCCGCAAATTAGCTCCTCTAacagaaactgaactagagcacCGAGCCCAATTGAATAAACAATGGGCCCGTTACAAACACGAACAGAAAATACAAgattttcaaattattgatCGTTTAATGCAATCGCAACGTAAAGCCTTACAGGAATTACGTTTGGAATCAGAAGAGCTATATCAAGAGGCCATACAACCAGATATGTCTCTATTACCCATTACAGTCAAGGGTCCCGTTGCTACACCACCTATTAAGGATTATGTATCGCCTGATGGTGAATACATTTTGGAAGCTAAACAGTGggattaa
- the LOC111679379 gene encoding uncharacterized protein LOC111679379, whose translation MSLQLQIDKLKGLDNYKAWSMTVRAYLEVEDLWNTVENGPDGSEESLQKDKRAKFIILCLIEQKLCQFMVSIRTSKDLWAYLKKQHSLR comes from the exons atgtCATTGCAATTGCAAATTGATAAACTTAAGGGTTTAGATAATTATAAAGCTTGGTCCATGACGGTGCGTGCCTATCTAGAAGTCGAAGATTTATGGAACACTGTAGAGAATGGTCCGGATGGTAGTGAAGAG AGTCTTCAGAAAGATAAACGTGCCAAATTTATCATATTGTGTTTAATTGAACAGAAACTATGTCAGTTTATGGTTAGTATACGTACATCTAAGGATTTGTGGGCCTATTTGAAAAAACAACATTCGTTAcggtga